The following is a genomic window from Theobroma cacao cultivar B97-61/B2 chromosome 10, Criollo_cocoa_genome_V2, whole genome shotgun sequence.
GTGTCTGGTTAAGATTTGTAACTTAACATATTTGAGACATATGTGGCTTGtcaaccaaaaaagaaattctaacaACATTATACGAGGATAATGCTACTTGCATAGCACAGTTAAAAGTGATCAAACAAATCATATTtcgtcaaaatttttcttcactCATGATCTCTAAGAAAAGGGTGATATTAGTATTCAACAAATTCTTTCAAGTGATAATCTAGTAGATTTGTTCACCAAAGCCCTTTTTACTAtaacatttgaaaagttggtGCAAAAGATTGGAATGTatcattttaaagatttcTATAATGTAGTCATTAGGAGGAGCAAAATATGTAttgtattctttttcttcatcaaggtttttccCACTACgtttttcttgataaggtttttgatgagtcagtatttcaaaaactcatttttgaaaagaattatatactttttttcctttgtttgaattttttccCAAAAGATTTTTTCCTTGTAAGGTTTTAATGAGGCATATTCTTGATACAATGGATATTCAAGGGGAAgtgttataaaattttttgtgaatatccatttatacTATGCACATCTAGATTTGAATGTAAATTAGATTAGATGAATATTATGATTTAATCCATCCATCTAATCTTTTAGTATTATCTTCATATTGTAAATTCAATCTAGATAATGGATTATTAGCCTATAAATAGATTCCTCagttcatttgtaaatatacacttgaataagattttcttattttctctaAATACTTTGTTTCCCTCTAAATACTTTCTCTTATAttccttttatatttattctcttaagatttatttcataacaattaaaaagtttttgtattatttcaaaattttcaaaaaagtttcatattttttatattgtatgcaattaagttttaaaatattagttttatttaattaaccTTAATTTTGCACAAAACCAGCTAAAATCTATTATTCTATgacattaataatttacatgaCCATTATCTCCCTTGTCAATGTCGAGTGGgtatatatatgataaaaaatatttttacaaaCTTTACGATGTAAATATCAACTTcgtataaatttttatattttgctttatgaatgttgatttgaaaaaaaaaatgaattacgTAAACATTAACATGCTTAAAATTAATGGATTTTAGTGATTTACGtgtaaataaagatttaattaaataaaattaaaattttaatggcttaagtaagtataaaatttgGACAAGTAGGGGGacctttttaatattttaaccaTAAAAGGCAAAAGCTTAATATATGCCAACGGTTGGTAAACAACAATCTATCTTGACCGTCCATTCCGGTTCCTTAAACTCCAAAAAGTCCACGTCATCAATCCGCGTCCCAAAAAGACCGACCAATCAcccctctttctctccttcTATATAAACAAAACCCATCCTCTATCACTTTCCCATCAGTTAAAACTTTCGATTTAGCAGAAATGGCGCCAAAGGCAGAGAAGAAGCTAGCGGAGAAAAAGCCGGCGGCGGTGGCAGAAAAAGCTCCTGCGGCGGAGAAGAAGCCGAGAGCAGAGAAGAAAATCCCAAAGGAAAGTGGATCAACGGCcgacaagaagaagaaaagagcgAAGAAGAGCGTGGAAACGTACAAAATCTACATATTCAAGGTATTAAAGCAGGTTCATCCAGATATAGGGATATCGAGCAAGGCAATGGGGATAATGAACAGCTTCATTAATGATATCTTCGAGAAGCTTGCTCAGGAAGCTTCGAGGTTGGCTCGGTATAACAAGAAGCCGACCATTACTTCGAGGGAGATCCAGACGGCGGTTAGGCTTGTTTTGCCTGGAGAGCTCGCTAAACACGCTGTATCGGAGGGGACTAAGGCTGTCACTAAGTTTACAAGCTCCTGAACAGGGTTTTTCTGAGGGTATTCTGGGAAGTTTGATTTTGGGTTTGGGTTTTTAGTTGTAAAGACTATAAATATGTTTTCGGATATTAATGCTGTTACTTTTAAATATCAATTGGTGCCTAATTTCGATTCTAATTCTAAATttctaatatttatttatttttaaatattgcaCAAATTTGACTATATTTTAAGGTTtacttttgatatttttatttaaaaaggaaaatttaattataaatttattttttaaattaaaaaaatttaaaatttaattttcatgtaaGAGAtaagtattttaattattaagcTAAAATGCTAAAATGTATGATTTATCCCTTAACGAAAGGACAAATCTGATTCTaatcttaaaatttaatttcttaagtCTTTTTTTGATAAGCCATTATTATTCCGAGCACGTGAGTCCAACGTGCGCCGTGGTGATTAGTTTTGACACGCCGACAGCAGAAACCACGCTCGCAAGTCTCTTATCCCTCAAAGGAAAAACCAGTGTCCGAAGCTTCTTCCCAAAATAtctgctctctctctctctctattcCGGAGTCGGGAGCCTTTTTCCGACGTCGTATTCAACATGGCTTTAGGATCTTGTTCATTCAATCCAACACGGCTAACCTCCCTTCCGTTCCCTTcaaaaaatgcccttaaaacCGCCAAAAATCCTCTCTACATGAGCACGGCGTCGTTCAAGTTGCTCTGTGTTCGGGCTTCTGCCTGGAACTCCGCCTCGAAAGCCCGTTTCGTTGCGCGTCGGAAGGAGTCCGTTTCGGTTCGGCAGTTGAAACGCCCTCTAAGTAAAAATTTATAGTAGTGTATTTTTGGAGTAATAGTTCTCAGTTTGTTTCTTGCTGTTTCTTCTAGaagattataattttataagattATTTGTGCATTTCAAGGGAAATTATTCTAATACGTGAGATGTAATTCATTGTGTTTGGTAGGAGGGAAAGTGGAAGGGAAAAATACTTTCTTTTCATCCTTTCCTTCATTCGGTAGAAAGGAAATAGCTGCATTTGcctcttttccttcctttcaaATCCAGTTCTTCTAAAATGGGGCGGAAAACACCCATTTCTCTTAAATTaacaattacaattttacctcTAATCTCTTTCTTCCCCTTTGCTTTCAATCCTTCCAACTAACACAATGAAGTAAAAATGACTTTCCTTCCTCActcttcttttcctcttccctttattttcctttcttcttacCAGACATAGTGATTGTAGACATGGCACACTTATAATTCCGCATGTGAAGTTTTCATAATGTATagaataattgattaaaataattaattaaattgtaatattAATCATAGCATAATTAATGTATATACAAGTATATCATgcggctttttttttttatttcatattctTTTAAAGTTTTGGTTCCTTTTTTTCATTAGCAAAAAGTAAGCAGGGAAAGTAGCAACCGGATGAAatcttaaactttttttttctttttcaatttgtttcatttgaatttattttaagtgggattttctttttaatggtGCAGTTGAGTATATGAGACTACCAGCGAGCCAATACTCGGTGCTGGATGCAGAGAGGATAGAGAGGATAGATGATAATACGTTTAGGTGCTATGTCTATAGGTtcaagttttttaattttgaggtTTGCCCTGTTTTGCTTGTTAGGGTTGAAGAACAGCCTAATGGCTGCTGTATTAAGCTCTTGTCTTGTAAGGTAACTTAAAAGTTTCATTACATTGAATTTGTTTGGTTTCTCATTATCTGATTGAAGGAGAATTTGTCTAGGACTAGGTAATTTTCTTGCTTGGTTGAACtggttgaaaaaaaaaattgtattttaTATTGGTTTTTAGTGTACTTTGTCACTTCGAATATGGTAACTTTCAAGGTACTGAATACATAACTTTTGTTGAAATAACATCTTTACCAGTGTCCTTAGGGCACAGTGCTTGGAAAACCTCTTTAGATatggaaggaaagaaaataactGGCTTTGATGTATATGTTGTGGATGTTAATAGATAGTTGATGTATTTTGATAATGTTGTAATGTTTGCTACACTGGTTGCAGCTGGATGGGTCACCAATTGTGGTTGCACAAAATGATAAGTTTGATGGTAAGCATCTTTCTGTGGCTTTTCCATCCAAGAATTCATATTTTAGTTTAcataatgattttttttttcttttggaatatttaatttgatgaatGTGCAAATGATAAGTTTGATGGTAAGAATTCATATTGCACGCATGATcatgcaaaataaaaattgttatATTAGATCTCTTGATGATTTTGCATCTGCAACAACCAACAAGACATGTTAATTGATTGTGCAGGAGAGGTCCTCAGTTGGACCAATTCTGGTTCAGGTTTTTTATGACTTCTGTAACTGGAAGTGCATCTTGAGTTTTTGGATATCATGCGCTAAGgttaaataatgataaatacAAAGTTGTTCTCAATTGTTACTGTCATTTTAGTTGAATCTTGTTGTCTTGGTGTTTTCCTTGTTCTATATATAGATATTGAACCAGGGTTCCTCAAAGTAGTATGGAACTGACATATAGCTGGGGCAGTGTCGGTCAAAGAACAATAGTACCGTGTGCATACTTTTTCTCACATTCCtttagaaaggaaaaaggcaaTGAGTCTATTATGAAATTGAACatctcaaaattatatatgttggaccaatgtttttttatcatattttgttttaataggATAAATTGAATTATGTAGGCGTCCTGCCACTTTTACCctcatttattttaattcattttaaagctaacagaTCAAcataagctttttttttcaattcaaatcaaaatctacTGACTCTGCAACTAGTTATTGCATAGTTGCAAGCTACAAAAGGGTGGTCATGCTTATTCTATTATacaagaatttttttgtttgtgagGTTGCAAAATAGTTGAGTTGATATGTCTGCTTTTTATTAACAAGCGATCATATATTGATTCTGATTCCttctatttaaatataaaatcattgcTCCTCTTGACCTCTTTGTAgcatatttttcttctctggCATAAGATAAGTTCcaagtaaagaaaaagatggttgaaaaaaaattgaatcaaaattggctattttgctatttttgagaataaaaaatttttaagcatGTATTTGAGTCCTAACATACCtctttttaactaattaattttgtatagCTTTCATCTAGCTTGTCATTTGGTCACTGCATTTGCACTTGGACTTCACATTGGTAGACCTTTAGGTTGTcttctcttcctctttctctctctgacTTCCAAATGGTCATATGCTATGTTTTAACTAGTAGAAATCGCCTTATTAGCTATCTTTGTTGAAAGACTTTTTATGTGTACCTGTGTGCCAATACTGCCATCTTTGTTCTGACAAAGTAAcgtttatttaaatttctaAGAAATGTGT
Proteins encoded in this region:
- the LOC18586546 gene encoding histone H2B; this encodes MAPKAEKKLAEKKPAAVAEKAPAAEKKPRAEKKIPKESGSTADKKKKRAKKSVETYKIYIFKVLKQVHPDIGISSKAMGIMNSFINDIFEKLAQEASRLARYNKKPTITSREIQTAVRLVLPGELAKHAVSEGTKAVTKFTSS
- the LOC18586547 gene encoding uncharacterized protein LOC18586547 isoform X1, translating into MALGSCSFNPTRLTSLPFPSKNALKTAKNPLYMSTASFKLLCVRASAWNSASKARFVARRKESVSVRQLKRPLIEYMRLPASQYSVLDAERIERIDDNTFRCYVYRFKFFNFEVCPVLLVRVEEQPNGCCIKLLSCKLDGSPIVVAQNDKFDASMVNQITCDTNRSGSLVQELTSDAIIEVSIEVPFAFRPIPLGMIESTGTQVLEQILRLMLPRFMAQMGRRIMHARARERQKQRKMVAAAGERSRRNSYHPHNYWMNVLRISNSC
- the LOC18586547 gene encoding uncharacterized protein SYNPCC7002_A1590 isoform X2, which codes for MALGSCSFNPTRLTSLPFPSKNALKTAKNPLYMSTASFKLLCVRASAWNSASKARFVARRKESVSVRQLKRPLIEYMRLPASQYSVLDAERIERIDDNTFRCYVYRFKFFNFEVCPVLLVRVEEQPNGCCIKLLSCKLDGSPIVVAQNDKFDASMVNQITCDTNRSGSLVQELTSDAIIEVSIEVPFAFRPIPLGMIESTGTQVLEQILRLMLPRFMAQLVKDYQAWASGDASRQPLGTGEI